GGCCGCAGACGGAACTGGCTGGAGTGGCCCTGGTCAGGAAAACGCGAATGAAGATGCCTTGGCTGACAAGAGATGTTGGACTCAAGATTTTGAGCCTTGTGTTGGCTGTGGCTGCCTGGATCTATATTAACGATGCCATATACGGCGGCTACAAAGAAGACGCGACCAAGCTGGCTGCCTATACCCTTGTCTCCAAACAGGTGCCGATTTTTGCCAATGTTGTGGGGACTCCCTCCGAAGGTTATGTGGTGATCCGCGAACGTGTGACCGTGGAGCCCGCCTCCTGCTTTCTCTTAGGACCGAGTGCAACCATGAGCAGTATTGAGTACGTCAAGACCGAACCCATCAGCGTTGAGGGTGCGCGTACGGATCTGACGGCTTCAGTGAGTCTTGGTAAGGTTGCAGGACTTCCCTTGGCACAAGAGACTCTTGTCAAAGTTGTGATCCCGATCCGGAGGCGTTAAGGCAATGCCGAAACTCGGAGTCAATGTGGATCACGTCGCTACTTTGCGTCAAGCCCGCCGGGGCGTCTGGCCCAGTCCGGTAGAAGCTGCCCTGCTTTGTGAAGAGGCAGGTTGCCATAGCATCGTGGCGCACTTGCGTGAAGACCGCAGGCATATTCAGGATGAGGATATCCGGGAACTCCGGAGGCAAATCCGCACACGTCTCAATCTAGAAATGGCCACTGCCCCGGATGTGGTCGCGCTGGCTTGTGAATTACGGCCGCACCAGGCAACCCTGGTGCCTGAAAAGAGAGAAGAGCTGACCACCGAGGGCGGCCTCAATGTGGTTGGGGATTCAGGGATAGTGGCTGAGACAGTGAGACGGCTCAAAGAATCCGGAATTACTGTGAGCCTGTTTATTGATCCTGTACGGGAACAAATTGAGGCCTCTGCGCGGATTGGCGCCGACTGTGTGGAGTTCCACACTGGGCGCTATGCGGATGCGTTGAGTGAAGCGGAACAAGTCCGGTGTTTCGGGGATTTGGAGCGCGCGGTTTCCCTGGCCCTGGATTCGGGGCTTGTGCCGCATGCGGGACACGGCTTGAGATTGGACAATGTGATTCCTGTGGCGCGGATCCAAGGGGTGGACGAACTCAATATCGGTTATTCGATTGTCTGTCGTTCGATTTTTGTGGGTTTGGAAGCAGCCGTTAAGGAAATGGTGGAGCGGATTCAATGATTGTTGCGGGTGCGGGTGTGGATATCGTGGATGTCGAGCGCATAGAAAAAGCGCGCGAGAAGTGGGGAGATCGTTTCCTTAATAAGATTTTCACGGCAGGAGAACTCAAGTATTCCCTGAGCATGCCGGTTCCCGAGATCCATCTGGCTGCGCGTTTTGCTGCAAAGGAGGCCTGCTTCAAGGCCTTGGATAGTGTCCAGCAAAAGAAAGCGGGATGGCAGCAGATCGAAGTGGTGCTTGACAAAGTGGGCAAGCCTCATGTGGCTTTGGGCGGGGTGCTTAAAGAATATTTCGCAGAGGGGGAAGTGCTCCATTTGAGTTTGGCACATACGCGCCAATTAGCCATTGCCATGGCTGTGCGCGGCCGGGAGTCAGTCCAGTGAAGACGCTGACACAAGCCCAGGTGCTCAAGAGCTTGCGCACTTTGCAGGCTCGCAAGGCTCAGACCCACAAAGGGGACTATGGGCGCTTGCTGGTTGTGGCGGGTTCCCCGGGCATGAGCGGAGCGGCTGTGCTTTGCGCCCGCGCAGCCCTGCGGTCCGGTGTCGGGCTTGTGAAAGTGGCTTGTCCGGAATCCATTGCCCCCATTGTGGCCGGTGCAGTGCCGGAGGCTCTCGGGTGCTCTTTGCCTGAAACGCCTGCAGGGGCCTTAGCTGCCCGGAGCTGGAAGAGCCTGGAGGAGAGCCTTGGATGGGCCAACACGCTTGTCGTGGGGCCGGGGTGTTCGGTGCAGTCTTCAGCGCAGAATTTGATGCGTCGAATTCTCAAACAGTGGCATGGCCCCATGGTCTTGGACGCGGACGGGTTGAGTGCCGCAGTGGGGCACCTGGATCTCTTGCGCCGGTGTCCTGTCCGTGCGATACTAACGCCTCATCCGGGCGAGATGGCGCGCCTCTTGGGCAAGAGCAATGAGGCAGTCCAGAAAAATCGTCAGGCTGCGATTCAAGAATTGGTGCGAGAGTCCGGCAGTGTGGTCCTCCTCAAGGGGCACCAGAGCCTCGTCTGTGATCCCGAAACAGCTCCCTTCATGAACTCCACGGG
This genomic window from Candidatus Omnitrophota bacterium contains:
- a CDS encoding YbbR-like domain-containing protein, producing the protein MKMPWLTRDVGLKILSLVLAVAAWIYINDAIYGGYKEDATKLAAYTLVSKQVPIFANVVGTPSEGYVVIRERVTVEPASCFLLGPSATMSSIEYVKTEPISVEGARTDLTASVSLGKVAGLPLAQETLVKVVIPIRRR
- a CDS encoding pyridoxine 5'-phosphate synthase gives rise to the protein MPKLGVNVDHVATLRQARRGVWPSPVEAALLCEEAGCHSIVAHLREDRRHIQDEDIRELRRQIRTRLNLEMATAPDVVALACELRPHQATLVPEKREELTTEGGLNVVGDSGIVAETVRRLKESGITVSLFIDPVREQIEASARIGADCVEFHTGRYADALSEAEQVRCFGDLERAVSLALDSGLVPHAGHGLRLDNVIPVARIQGVDELNIGYSIVCRSIFVGLEAAVKEMVERIQ
- the acpS gene encoding holo-ACP synthase, with protein sequence MIVAGAGVDIVDVERIEKAREKWGDRFLNKIFTAGELKYSLSMPVPEIHLAARFAAKEACFKALDSVQQKKAGWQQIEVVLDKVGKPHVALGGVLKEYFAEGEVLHLSLAHTRQLAIAMAVRGRESVQ
- a CDS encoding NAD(P)H-hydrate dehydratase is translated as MKTLTQAQVLKSLRTLQARKAQTHKGDYGRLLVVAGSPGMSGAAVLCARAALRSGVGLVKVACPESIAPIVAGAVPEALGCSLPETPAGALAARSWKSLEESLGWANTLVVGPGCSVQSSAQNLMRRILKQWHGPMVLDADGLSAAVGHLDLLRRCPVRAILTPHPGEMARLLGKSNEAVQKNRQAAIQELVRESGSVVLLKGHQSLVCDPETAPFMNSTGNPGMASGGTGDVLSGIAGAFVAQGLLGVQGAAAAAYVHGLAGDIAARALGQISVIASDLVDFLPMAFKSLRRN